A stretch of DNA from Acidobacteriota bacterium:
CTCGTCCACGTCCTGGTTCCCGCCGGGGGCGTCAATGTGGGGACGCATCTCGACGAACGCGCCTTCCGACATGTACCGCCCGCGGACGTCCTGGAACACGAAGATGTACCCGGCGCGGTCGAACGACTCCGACGGCCCGAGCCGAGGCTTGTAGCTGTCCGCGCCGTACGGCCCGACCGTGTACGGCGTGCGCGTCATCAGGAAGGGATACGCCCTGGACGCGTCCTTCGGGACGTAGATGGACGTGAACAGGCGCTTGCCGTCGCGCATCGGGATGCGCGCTTCGTACTTGGTGTAGTGCGCGCGGACATCGAACCCCGGCGCCTGCTGGCTCTGTATGGCCACCGTCGAGGCGGCCATCAGGACGACCAGGGCGCCCACGTATCCACGTCGTATACCGTTCATAGTCTCTTCCCCCGCAAGTCCGGTTTGCCCGCACGCGGTTACTGAAATGGATCGATCTGACACTACGGCCGCCGAACCGGCGGTGTCATAGAGTATCCTGCATTCTTCGGCTTGCGACGCCGTAGATCACATTGGACACTCCCGCCGGGCGTGAAACCGGGTATACTTTCGAACGAACGTTCGAACGGGTGCCCCATGCCACGTAACAAGACACTGAGACAGCAACGGACCCCGAGCTTCGACGCCAAGCTGCTCACCCTCCTGAGCGTGGCGGCGCGGGTGTTTGCCGCAGAAGGCTACGACAAGACGTCCATGCGGCGGATCGCCGCGGAAGCCGGAATGAGCCTGGCCGGCATCTATCACTACTGCGCCAGCAAGCAGGAACTCCTCTACGACATCCAGTTCCACGCCTTCGACTCGTTGCTCCGCGGCCTCCGTGAATGCGCCGAGAACGTCGCCGACCCGCGCGAGCGCCTGAGGGCGGCGGTCGGCAGCCACGTCCGTCATTTCGGCGACAACATGGATGCGCTCAAGGTGTGCGCCCGCGAACTGCAGGCGCTCGAGGGCAAGGCTTACCGCGACGTCCACGGATTGCGCCGCGCCTACTTCGACGCCATGCACGACATCGTCAAGCAGCTTCGGCCGAGGACCAGGTCCCGCCGTCACTCCTGGCTCGCCACGGCCAACCTGTTCGGGATGATCAACTGGTTCTACCAATGGTACGACGCCGGGCAAGCCAGCGCGGGCCTCGACCAGCTTGCTGACCACCAGGTGGCGCTCTTTCTTGACGGGTACGCCGCTCCCACGCGCCGGGCCAAGCGAGGACACGCATGAGGTACGCCGAAACCGGTTTCAACCTGGAGGTGGACCTGACCCGCGGCAGTATCGAGCGGGTCGCCACCGACCCCCGCGACACCGGGTTTCTCCTCGGGGGCTTGGGCACCAACGCGCGGCTGATGTGGGACCGCGTGCCTCCCGAGGTTGAACCCTTCTCCGCCGAGAACCTGCTCGTGTTCGGCACGGGCCTGCTGGCAGGGACGCCGGCGCCCGGCTGCAATCGCACCATCGTCTCAGCTATCTCTCCGCAGACGAGGCTGTTCGCCTTCTCGATCATGGGCGGGTTCTGGGGACCTGAGTTGAAGCACGCGGGGTACGACAAGGTCGTCATCCGCGGCAAGTCCCCCGAGATGGTCTATCTCTGGATCAACGACGACAAGGTGGAACTCCGGGACGCAACGCACTTCCGGGGGCTCGGGACGCTGGAGACCGCGGAGCTCATCCGGCAGGAGCTGCACGAGCCGATGGCCCAGGTGGCCTCGATCGGCCTGGCCGGCGAGAACCGGGTCTTCTTCGCCTCCATCG
This window harbors:
- a CDS encoding TetR/AcrR family transcriptional regulator, giving the protein MPRNKTLRQQRTPSFDAKLLTLLSVAARVFAAEGYDKTSMRRIAAEAGMSLAGIYHYCASKQELLYDIQFHAFDSLLRGLRECAENVADPRERLRAAVGSHVRHFGDNMDALKVCARELQALEGKAYRDVHGLRRAYFDAMHDIVKQLRPRTRSRRHSWLATANLFGMINWFYQWYDAGQASAGLDQLADHQVALFLDGYAAPTRRAKRGHA